The following proteins are encoded in a genomic region of Terriglobales bacterium:
- a CDS encoding sigma-70 family RNA polymerase sigma factor, with product MTFAEATAAGNEQPADLVRRILAGEPSAEEELVCRYTRGVTIIVRRIVKDPSVTEDLCQETFRLVLEKVRRGDLREAERLSGFVCSLARNLAIDYFRQAARRETLEDMEATRPLPDPAPDQLSLLLQKEKAKAIRQVLKELKSERDREVLYRFYIAEEEKDQICADLGLSSLHFNRVLYRARERFRELCEQTIKK from the coding sequence ATGACATTTGCCGAAGCTACTGCCGCGGGGAATGAGCAACCAGCAGATCTGGTAAGAAGAATCCTGGCCGGCGAGCCAAGCGCAGAAGAGGAGTTGGTTTGCCGCTACACGCGGGGCGTGACAATTATCGTTCGGCGGATTGTCAAAGACCCTTCTGTTACCGAGGACCTCTGTCAGGAAACCTTTCGGCTGGTACTGGAAAAAGTCAGGCGAGGAGATTTGCGCGAAGCGGAAAGGCTCTCCGGATTCGTTTGCAGCCTGGCGCGAAACCTGGCGATTGATTATTTCCGCCAGGCAGCGCGGCGTGAAACGCTGGAGGATATGGAAGCCACCCGGCCACTTCCCGACCCTGCCCCCGATCAGCTCAGCCTGCTATTGCAGAAAGAGAAAGCCAAGGCCATCCGGCAGGTATTGAAAGAGTTGAAATCGGAAAGGGACCGTGAGGTGCTCTACAGGTTTTACATCGCCGAAGAAGAAAAAGACCAGATTTGCGCCGATCTTGGCTTGAGCAGCCTGCATTTCAACCGGGTACTTTATCGCGCACGCGAGCGCTTCAGGGAGCTGTGTGAACAGACCATCAAAAAATAG
- a CDS encoding tetratricopeptide repeat protein, with protein MDQVLYVLVSVFFILAAFTRLIALIGSRATTQASHESNKGIQLAEAGKFQEAITRFNRAIDLSPNDPMVLYDRGLAYYYLNQYERALQDYDDAICLNSNESIFYYNRGLTYKALNQSDAAIKDFSQVIRLDPRNAEAYFNRGLAHNILRQYEQAIQDFDQAVRLEPYHTQLFYNRGLAYQELKQDVRAQRDFDHAKKLEESGDPPR; from the coding sequence ATGGATCAGGTGTTGTATGTCTTGGTGTCCGTGTTTTTCATTCTTGCTGCCTTCACAAGGCTGATCGCACTGATAGGTTCCAGAGCGACTACCCAGGCCTCGCACGAAAGCAATAAAGGTATCCAATTGGCAGAGGCAGGAAAATTTCAGGAGGCGATTACACGTTTTAATCGGGCGATTGACCTGAGCCCCAATGATCCTATGGTCTTGTACGATCGCGGCCTGGCTTATTACTATCTGAATCAATATGAACGCGCACTTCAGGATTATGATGACGCCATTTGCTTAAACTCGAATGAATCTATTTTCTATTACAACCGTGGGTTGACCTACAAGGCGCTCAACCAATCTGACGCAGCCATCAAAGATTTCAGCCAGGTCATCCGCTTGGATCCAAGAAATGCGGAGGCCTATTTCAACCGCGGCCTCGCCCACAATATTCTGCGGCAATACGAGCAAGCCATCCAGGATTTTGATCAGGCTGTCCGCTTGGAGCCCTATCACACTCAACTTTTCTATAACCGCGGGCTGGCCTATCAAGAACTCAAACAAGATGTCCGGGCGCAACGGGATTTTGATCACGCCAAAAAACTCGAGGAATCCGGCGACCCGCCGCGGTAA
- a CDS encoding tetratricopeptide repeat protein yields the protein MKPALIALSVICLTICVFSAPRHKITPKFELLPGELDLRSTHSRERWRGTPQRVPPLFLPDGRMVVVAADSVYMLSKQGKQLWKYATGDGKDPEEVYDEGFGAGIAVREIAFQPARNELALVCEDNLSVRLDAATGKLKWVNEEMGPGEDLGVIAYGKGFLWRDNNGFGSGDLSYREEDGEWAVETPDDPEIFVNGDKIYCIERIYSRKTGRYRILLRELHPPLNRVNTPPRRLTDIQRAVDNGDFLRAQGKYQEAIASLDQVIQHNPDVAEAYYERGQVYYDLDQYDHAIQDYDQAIRLAPNYHEAYFRRGEAYRRLKQYERAIHDYTEPIRVAPEGAFKSYIARGDTYRDLGQDTRAIPDYGKAIRLAFSNYEAAPEAYTKRAETYFDLGQYERAIADYDQVILLDPDNTNANHSRELAYKELKQHAHAQRRFNPTRHKVIPKLELLPGELDLRSTHSADVPERIPPLILPDHRMVVVAADTVYMLSAEGKQLWRYATGEASDPDEMPVGDGSVVIEITFNAALNELALLGVDSLTVLLDATTGKVKHQSQPNGPGVELSMLAYKEGYLRRYDPGAGSHPQDHLAYAENPSESGLWNVWDIDLPDSDAEIFVNGDKIYYMRRSYSKKTGGYRILLREFHPPLTTQKCDDCDAKTVSGADADADAAKAVQESRLLSAEKRIASLDQTIRSYPNYAEAYASRAETYHTLRQYDRAIQDYSQAIRLRPDVTEYYRERANLYYLLEQPKLAIQDYDEAIRLDPENGHVARGQVYVDLGQKKRAFRDFAEAIRLSPEDASDVYMARGDAYREFGEDAHAIPEYGKAIRLLGPQPEEAYSKRAETYSSLGQYERAIADYDQIIRLDPDNYEAYAGRGSVYLSLKRYQQAIKDYNRAIRSEPTWGALYCDRGDVYRALGEYKRAIEDYDQAIRLDPNQWYTFYSGRGAAYHKLKQYQQAIQDYDQALRLLGADEALYFSRGVAYLDLKQYQNAIQDFDQFIGLHPIDADAYYNRGLAYKALKQDDRAQQDFDRAEKLKTSSSAR from the coding sequence ATGAAACCCGCGCTAATCGCTCTCTCCGTGATCTGTCTCACAATTTGCGTGTTCAGCGCGCCGCGACACAAGATAACGCCTAAATTCGAACTGCTGCCCGGCGAGCTGGATCTTCGTTCCACTCATTCGAGGGAGCGCTGGCGAGGCACTCCCCAACGGGTCCCTCCGCTGTTCTTGCCCGATGGCAGGATGGTGGTGGTTGCCGCCGATAGCGTCTATATGCTGAGCAAACAAGGAAAACAGCTCTGGAAGTATGCAACCGGGGATGGAAAGGACCCGGAAGAAGTATATGACGAGGGATTTGGAGCAGGAATTGCGGTCAGGGAAATCGCCTTCCAACCCGCTCGCAATGAACTCGCGCTTGTCTGCGAAGATAACCTAAGCGTACGGCTCGATGCGGCCACGGGTAAGCTCAAGTGGGTAAATGAAGAAATGGGTCCGGGCGAGGACTTAGGTGTAATTGCCTACGGTAAGGGCTTTTTATGGCGTGATAACAATGGGTTCGGTTCGGGCGACCTGTCGTATCGCGAAGAAGATGGCGAATGGGCGGTCGAAACCCCCGATGATCCCGAGATTTTTGTAAATGGCGATAAGATTTATTGCATCGAGAGGATCTACTCCAGGAAGACGGGGCGCTACAGAATTCTGCTGCGGGAACTCCATCCGCCCTTGAATCGAGTGAACACCCCGCCGCGGCGATTAACCGATATCCAAAGAGCGGTTGACAATGGTGACTTCCTGCGCGCACAGGGGAAATATCAGGAAGCAATCGCAAGCCTTGATCAGGTCATTCAACACAACCCCGATGTAGCCGAGGCCTACTACGAGCGTGGCCAAGTTTACTATGATCTCGATCAATATGACCATGCCATCCAGGATTACGATCAAGCCATTCGTTTAGCCCCAAATTACCATGAGGCTTATTTCCGCCGCGGCGAGGCCTACCGGCGCCTCAAGCAATATGAGCGTGCCATCCACGACTACACCGAGCCGATTCGCGTGGCTCCAGAAGGCGCCTTTAAAAGCTACATCGCCCGAGGCGACACGTACCGCGATCTTGGACAAGATACGCGTGCCATTCCGGACTACGGCAAGGCTATTCGGCTGGCTTTCTCAAATTACGAGGCCGCTCCTGAGGCCTACACCAAACGTGCCGAGACATACTTTGATCTTGGACAATATGAGCGCGCCATTGCGGATTACGATCAGGTCATTCTCCTGGATCCCGATAACACCAACGCCAACCATAGTCGCGAGCTGGCGTACAAGGAGCTCAAACAACATGCCCACGCCCAGCGACGTTTTAACCCGACTCGACACAAGGTGATACCCAAGCTGGAACTGCTGCCCGGCGAGCTGGATCTTCGGTCCACCCACTCAGCGGACGTTCCCGAGCGAATCCCTCCTCTGATCTTGCCCGATCACAGGATGGTTGTGGTCGCCGCCGATACCGTCTACATGCTCAGCGCAGAAGGAAAGCAGCTTTGGAGATATGCAACCGGAGAGGCAAGCGACCCCGATGAAATGCCTGTTGGCGACGGAAGTGTGGTCATAGAAATTACTTTCAATGCTGCGCTCAACGAACTCGCGCTTTTGGGTGTAGATAGTCTCACCGTACTGCTTGACGCGACCACGGGGAAGGTCAAACATCAAAGCCAGCCCAATGGCCCAGGCGTTGAATTGAGCATGCTTGCCTACAAAGAAGGCTATCTAAGGCGCTACGACCCGGGAGCGGGGAGCCATCCCCAAGACCATTTGGCATACGCGGAAAACCCTTCCGAATCCGGCCTCTGGAACGTTTGGGATATCGATCTTCCCGACAGCGATGCCGAGATTTTTGTAAACGGAGACAAGATCTATTACATGCGCAGGAGTTATTCCAAGAAAACCGGCGGTTACAGAATTCTTCTGCGCGAATTCCATCCGCCACTGACGACGCAAAAATGCGACGATTGCGACGCCAAGACAGTATCTGGAGCCGATGCCGATGCCGATGCCGCCAAGGCGGTTCAAGAAAGCAGGCTGCTCTCCGCTGAAAAGAGGATCGCAAGCCTGGACCAGACGATTCGCTCATACCCCAACTACGCTGAGGCCTATGCGAGCCGTGCCGAGACTTACCACACTCTCAGACAATACGACCGTGCCATTCAAGATTACAGCCAGGCCATCCGCTTGCGACCTGATGTCACAGAATACTACCGTGAGCGCGCCAACCTATATTACCTATTGGAACAACCTAAGCTTGCGATTCAAGACTACGATGAGGCTATTCGTTTAGATCCAGAGAATGGCCACGTGGCCCGTGGCCAGGTCTACGTTGATCTCGGGCAAAAGAAGCGGGCCTTTCGGGACTTCGCCGAGGCCATTCGCTTAAGTCCAGAGGATGCGTCCGATGTCTACATGGCCCGTGGCGATGCTTACCGTGAGTTTGGAGAGGATGCGCACGCCATTCCCGAGTACGGCAAAGCCATTCGGTTGCTTGGACCGCAGCCTGAAGAGGCCTACAGCAAACGCGCCGAGACTTACTCATCTCTTGGACAGTATGAGCGTGCCATTGCAGATTATGATCAGATCATTCGCTTAGATCCCGATAACTATGAGGCTTACGCTGGACGTGGCTCAGTCTACTTGTCTCTCAAACGATATCAACAAGCTATCAAGGACTACAACCGGGCCATTCGCTCAGAGCCAACGTGGGGTGCTTTGTACTGCGACCGTGGCGATGTGTACCGCGCTCTTGGCGAATACAAGCGCGCCATCGAGGATTACGACCAAGCCATTCGTCTGGACCCTAATCAGTGGTACACCTTTTACAGCGGTCGTGGCGCAGCTTACCATAAGCTCAAACAATACCAGCAGGCCATTCAGGATTACGATCAAGCCCTTCGCTTGCTAGGTGCTGATGAGGCCTTGTATTTCAGCCGTGGTGTCGCTTATCTCGATCTGAAGCAATACCAGAACGCGATTCAGGATTTCGATCAGTTCATTGGCTTGCACCCTATTGACGCGGATGCCTACTACAACCGTGGATTGGCATATAAAGCCCTCAAGCAAGACGACCGCGCCCAACAGGATTTTGATCGCGCCGAAAAACTCAAAACGTCCTCCAGCGCGCGCTGA
- a CDS encoding GMC oxidoreductase, which produces MSARDFDYIIVGSGAGGGPLAANLARAGFKVLVLEAGGDSCASDELGSYMYEVPIFHGLSTEYPGCAWSYSVRHYSDTARQKLDSKFVEAMNGIWYPRAGTLGGCTAHNAMITVMPQDSDWNCIAQITGDQSWNAEKMSSYFERLENCTYVSPPDSPEYVAQGVVSSITELLEGQEDWRDWHHGHGFKGWLTTSEGDPKLALKDLEIVALLLNGVKEVLKDHIGNPVVGLECRFDPNDSRNRKNNSEGLAFTPLAVANGKRNGPREYLLKTQKEYPNNLTIQLGALVTRVLFDGNTAVGVEFFEGAHLYKADPGFDGHAPLAARSATAREVILAGGAFNSPQMLMLSGVGPREQLSKFGIREVANLPGVGANLQDRYEVGVVSELKRPFSLLEGATFAPPEKGAPVDAYLEEWKQGKGIYASNGALIGIIKKSTQDKPEPDLYVFGLPGFFKGYEPGYSKNFERYHNRFTWAILKAHTNNTAGRVTLRSADPRDTPVIEFRYFSEGNDQSGADLEAVIEGVEFVRDMNERLSGIIGDELVPGPGIDSKEKLRDFIQNEAWGHHASCTNKIGADNDDMAVLDSRFRVRKTKGLRVVDASVFPKIPGYFIVTPIYMVSEKASDVIIEDAQRGQKA; this is translated from the coding sequence ATGAGCGCAAGAGATTTTGACTACATCATCGTAGGTTCGGGAGCAGGAGGAGGGCCACTTGCGGCGAACCTGGCGCGCGCCGGATTCAAAGTTTTGGTACTCGAAGCTGGAGGCGATTCCTGCGCGTCGGACGAACTGGGAAGCTACATGTACGAGGTACCGATTTTTCACGGTCTCTCTACCGAGTACCCGGGATGCGCCTGGAGTTATTCGGTCCGTCATTATTCCGATACGGCCAGGCAGAAGCTGGATTCGAAATTCGTGGAGGCGATGAACGGCATCTGGTATCCGCGCGCGGGAACTCTGGGAGGCTGCACCGCCCACAATGCCATGATTACGGTGATGCCACAGGACAGCGACTGGAACTGCATCGCGCAGATCACCGGCGACCAAAGCTGGAACGCAGAAAAAATGAGCAGCTATTTCGAGCGCCTGGAAAACTGCACCTATGTTTCCCCGCCGGACTCGCCGGAATACGTTGCCCAAGGCGTGGTATCGAGCATTACCGAGCTTTTAGAAGGTCAGGAAGACTGGCGCGACTGGCATCATGGGCACGGTTTTAAGGGCTGGCTCACCACCAGTGAAGGCGATCCCAAGCTAGCTTTGAAAGATCTGGAGATTGTGGCCCTGCTTCTCAACGGAGTAAAAGAAGTGTTGAAGGACCATATTGGGAATCCGGTAGTCGGTTTGGAGTGCCGCTTTGACCCAAACGATTCCCGCAACCGTAAGAATAATTCTGAAGGACTTGCGTTTACCCCGCTTGCCGTTGCCAACGGGAAGCGGAACGGCCCACGGGAGTATCTATTAAAGACGCAGAAGGAGTATCCAAACAATCTGACGATACAACTGGGAGCGCTGGTGACCCGCGTATTGTTTGACGGAAACACAGCGGTTGGAGTGGAGTTCTTTGAGGGTGCGCACCTTTATAAAGCCGATCCTGGATTTGACGGCCACGCGCCTTTGGCAGCGCGCAGCGCAACTGCCCGCGAAGTGATTCTGGCCGGAGGCGCTTTCAATAGCCCTCAGATGCTGATGCTCTCTGGAGTTGGGCCGCGCGAGCAACTGAGCAAATTCGGTATCCGCGAAGTTGCGAACCTGCCTGGCGTAGGCGCAAATCTGCAAGATCGTTACGAAGTTGGCGTGGTATCTGAATTGAAGCGGCCGTTCAGCCTCTTGGAAGGGGCAACGTTCGCTCCGCCTGAAAAAGGCGCTCCGGTGGATGCCTACCTCGAAGAGTGGAAGCAAGGCAAAGGCATCTATGCTTCCAACGGCGCATTGATCGGGATCATCAAGAAATCTACGCAGGACAAACCCGAGCCGGACCTTTATGTATTCGGCTTGCCGGGTTTCTTTAAAGGCTACGAGCCGGGATATTCCAAGAACTTCGAGCGCTACCATAACCGGTTTACGTGGGCGATTCTCAAAGCGCACACAAATAATACGGCCGGGCGGGTAACGCTGCGCTCGGCCGATCCGCGCGATACACCGGTAATCGAATTTCGCTACTTCAGTGAAGGCAATGACCAGAGCGGAGCCGATCTCGAAGCAGTCATCGAAGGGGTCGAGTTTGTTCGCGATATGAATGAAAGGCTCTCTGGGATCATTGGCGATGAGCTGGTGCCGGGCCCCGGAATCGACAGCAAAGAAAAGCTGCGCGACTTTATCCAGAACGAAGCCTGGGGTCATCATGCTTCCTGCACCAACAAAATCGGGGCGGATAACGACGACATGGCCGTTCTGGACAGCCGTTTCCGCGTCCGAAAAACCAAAGGGCTGCGAGTAGTGGACGCCTCGGTTTTTCCGAAAATCCCAGGCTACTTCATCGTGACTCCGATCTACATGGTCAGCGAGAAGGCCTCTGACGTGATCATCGAGGATGCGCAGCGAGGTCAAAAAGCATGA
- a CDS encoding patatin-like phospholipase family protein, translating into MKVNPKAVEFSQVAVAELEDILHRRGVDLPILDRAEWVQHCHDQKLFGVSISGGGIRSATFALGVLQGLEEKELLSKADYLSTVSGGGYIGSWLQGVLKRDQSYEALTRKVPGPSSEDPITFLRKYSNYLAPRHGFSIDTLLIPLIWFRNMMLNQAIIISAFAALFLLVAWPGIGLHQLAVTDGTTYSWVFLGLSVALALVTVISLIYNLSRIAKRESDPDAKAAFPKGKGTGAVWKLVVLPIFLAVIFLTCTVTPKGAPLRSVAVVGGLLLWILFAALQWHGGFVLCFKARRNNRGGLVALLHIIWMSLASTGLTWLLFVLVTRLVISWDVTSSSGSQLSMAWAPPLYSLVLMAGMTLQIGLMGQDFPDSSREWLARTGALLVTITGVWAILFAIAIFLPLGVAQIWMKSKVPIISAATAWIASTVMSVLAGKSSKTGATNGSGGANQSQTIDLVARYGPFIAVPGFLVAVTFFAQVLLHINIIRKPGSFFSNFANSYWDSIAITTPPWVYPVALLILFTVIFLVLSVRVNINEFSMHHFYKNRLVRCYLGASATKTRAADSFTGFDPQDDLPLADLKYNASQPLHVPYPIVNATLTVTAGSDLASQERKALPWIFTPQYSGFFPGRSEADRIARGEAPEAATFVDSKVTGGGGLHLGTAMAISGAAVNPNSGYHSSPQTAFLLTLFDVRLGWWMGNPMDANTYQRSGPLLALWWLGRELFGFVDESSSYLNLSDGGHFENLGLYELVRRRCHYVIAIDGEADSDYHFGSLGGAVRKCRTDFGVEIEIDPRPIRPRDGLNGSHYVVGRIHYPEPNSAPGCLLYLKSSITGDEPADVEEYRSEHSEFPQQSTAQQFFSESQFESYRRLGLHVASKTLHDFELGSDLEEAFERLGQAQP; encoded by the coding sequence ATGAAGGTGAATCCAAAGGCAGTCGAATTTTCCCAGGTCGCCGTTGCCGAGCTGGAAGACATCCTGCACCGGCGAGGCGTTGATCTTCCCATATTGGACCGCGCGGAGTGGGTCCAGCATTGCCATGACCAGAAGCTCTTTGGAGTCTCGATTTCTGGAGGAGGAATCCGCAGCGCGACATTTGCGCTTGGCGTATTGCAAGGCCTGGAAGAAAAGGAGCTGCTGTCAAAAGCCGATTACCTCTCGACTGTTTCCGGGGGCGGATACATCGGGTCCTGGCTTCAGGGTGTTCTGAAACGCGACCAAAGTTATGAGGCTTTGACCCGGAAAGTTCCGGGGCCCTCGAGCGAAGACCCCATCACGTTCTTGCGGAAATACAGCAACTACCTGGCGCCTCGGCACGGGTTCTCTATAGACACTTTGCTTATTCCGCTCATCTGGTTTCGAAACATGATGCTTAACCAGGCCATCATCATTTCGGCGTTTGCGGCGCTGTTTCTGCTGGTGGCGTGGCCCGGTATCGGACTTCACCAGTTGGCTGTCACGGATGGGACAACCTATTCCTGGGTGTTTCTGGGTCTTTCGGTGGCATTGGCCCTGGTTACAGTGATTTCACTCATCTACAACCTCAGCCGAATTGCGAAACGGGAATCCGATCCTGATGCTAAAGCAGCATTCCCAAAAGGGAAAGGCACAGGAGCGGTGTGGAAGTTGGTGGTTTTGCCCATCTTCTTAGCCGTGATTTTTCTCACTTGTACGGTCACTCCTAAAGGAGCTCCTTTGCGGTCTGTGGCTGTGGTTGGCGGGCTGCTGCTGTGGATACTTTTTGCGGCCCTGCAGTGGCACGGTGGCTTCGTGCTTTGCTTCAAGGCGCGCCGCAATAACCGCGGCGGTCTTGTTGCGCTCCTCCATATCATCTGGATGTCACTGGCAAGCACCGGCCTCACATGGCTTCTATTTGTTCTGGTCACAAGGCTCGTGATCTCCTGGGACGTCACGTCGTCTTCGGGGAGCCAATTGTCAATGGCGTGGGCGCCTCCTCTCTATTCGCTGGTATTGATGGCAGGGATGACCCTGCAAATTGGCCTGATGGGACAAGATTTTCCCGATTCGAGCCGGGAGTGGCTTGCCCGAACCGGCGCCCTGCTTGTGACCATCACCGGGGTGTGGGCAATCCTGTTCGCCATTGCGATTTTTTTGCCGCTCGGAGTTGCGCAAATCTGGATGAAAAGCAAAGTGCCTATCATTTCCGCAGCGACTGCCTGGATTGCGAGCACGGTCATGAGCGTCCTGGCAGGCAAGAGCAGCAAAACCGGAGCCACAAATGGCAGCGGCGGAGCCAACCAAAGCCAGACCATTGATCTAGTCGCGCGCTACGGGCCGTTTATTGCTGTTCCTGGTTTTCTGGTGGCGGTGACGTTCTTCGCGCAGGTATTGCTGCATATCAATATAATCCGCAAACCTGGGTCGTTTTTCTCTAACTTTGCCAATTCGTATTGGGATTCGATTGCGATTACTACGCCACCATGGGTCTATCCGGTTGCGCTGTTGATTCTGTTTACCGTGATCTTCCTCGTGCTTTCTGTGCGAGTGAATATCAACGAATTTTCTATGCACCACTTTTACAAGAACCGCCTGGTGCGCTGCTATCTGGGAGCAAGCGCGACTAAAACGCGGGCAGCAGATTCATTCACTGGATTCGATCCGCAGGACGATCTCCCGCTGGCTGATCTTAAGTACAACGCATCCCAACCTCTACATGTTCCTTACCCTATTGTGAACGCCACCCTCACCGTAACCGCCGGTTCCGATCTGGCCAGCCAGGAGAGAAAAGCACTTCCCTGGATATTTACCCCCCAATATTCCGGGTTCTTCCCGGGACGCTCGGAAGCCGACCGAATCGCCCGGGGTGAGGCGCCCGAGGCGGCAACTTTTGTAGATAGCAAGGTGACGGGCGGCGGTGGCTTGCACCTGGGTACAGCGATGGCAATATCAGGAGCGGCGGTGAATCCCAACAGCGGATACCACTCTTCACCGCAAACCGCGTTCCTGTTGACCTTGTTCGATGTGCGGCTAGGCTGGTGGATGGGTAATCCCATGGATGCAAACACTTATCAGAGGTCGGGGCCTCTATTGGCGCTGTGGTGGCTGGGGCGGGAGCTGTTTGGTTTTGTGGACGAAAGCTCGAGTTACCTGAATCTCTCTGACGGTGGTCATTTCGAAAATCTCGGACTCTACGAATTGGTACGCCGGCGTTGCCACTACGTGATCGCGATTGATGGAGAAGCGGACAGCGATTACCACTTTGGATCTCTGGGCGGCGCAGTGCGGAAGTGCCGGACCGACTTCGGGGTGGAGATTGAAATTGACCCGCGTCCTATCCGGCCCCGCGACGGTCTCAACGGCTCGCATTACGTGGTAGGACGAATCCATTACCCGGAACCGAATAGCGCGCCGGGCTGTCTGTTGTACCTCAAGTCCAGCATCACCGGAGACGAACCTGCAGATGTTGAGGAATATCGCAGCGAACACAGCGAGTTTCCGCAGCAGTCTACTGCTCAGCAGTTCTTCTCTGAATCGCAGTTCGAAAGCTACAGGCGGCTTGGCTTGCATGTGGCAAGCAAGACGCTGCATGATTTCGAGCTCGGTTCAGACCTGGAGGAGGCATTTGAGCGGCTGGGGCAGGCCCAGCCATGA
- a CDS encoding patatin-like phospholipase family protein has translation MLEQVKHLVLEGGGIKCTWQAGFISVLNEESRIRPDFISSVSASSAIACAMITGRLEWAIECFKACIANNKKNIYLSNLFGDQPVFPHAAIYRETLIRIFDQSAIEALYSGPEIHVLLTRTSSSLPGYPGILAGLAMCALKGQAESEFYRELEARVGFSKEFVSVKKCRTPAELADLVLASSCTPPVTPLYSLDGRIALDGGLVENVPVSGLPEEPGPTLVLLARKRNQMNGRPGFVYAGPSQYVNVASWDYTDPAKIDYLYALGRRDGYSFLGNMESGKLIN, from the coding sequence ATGTTAGAGCAGGTAAAACATCTCGTCTTAGAGGGTGGCGGAATCAAGTGCACCTGGCAGGCCGGGTTCATCTCGGTCTTGAATGAAGAGAGCCGTATCAGGCCCGATTTCATATCTTCTGTGAGCGCCAGTTCGGCCATCGCATGCGCCATGATCACGGGCAGGCTGGAATGGGCGATAGAGTGTTTCAAAGCCTGTATAGCGAACAACAAGAAAAATATCTACCTATCGAACCTGTTCGGTGACCAGCCGGTCTTTCCTCATGCCGCCATTTATCGTGAAACGCTTATCCGCATCTTTGACCAGTCGGCAATCGAGGCGCTGTATTCGGGGCCGGAGATTCACGTCCTGTTAACCAGGACGTCTTCATCGTTGCCCGGGTATCCGGGGATATTGGCCGGGCTGGCGATGTGTGCCCTGAAGGGCCAAGCCGAGAGCGAGTTCTACCGTGAACTCGAGGCGCGGGTGGGCTTCTCGAAGGAGTTCGTCTCCGTTAAAAAGTGCCGGACACCGGCAGAACTTGCCGACCTGGTGCTGGCCTCTTCCTGCACCCCACCGGTTACTCCCCTGTATTCACTCGATGGCCGCATCGCGTTAGACGGAGGCCTGGTCGAGAATGTTCCAGTGAGCGGGCTGCCGGAAGAGCCGGGCCCAACCCTGGTGTTGCTCGCCAGAAAAAGGAACCAGATGAACGGTCGTCCTGGTTTCGTTTACGCCGGGCCCTCGCAATACGTGAATGTGGCGAGCTGGGACTATACCGACCCCGCCAAGATCGATTACCTCTATGCGCTGGGGAGAAGAGACGGATATAGCTTTTTAGGAAACATGGAATCTGGGAAGTTAATTAACTAG
- a CDS encoding tetratricopeptide repeat protein, translating into MNKGNLRIILAALAVVAGLMKLFIYLNTPEQMEFHTTEAGEYVDSGNVYLQMGHYDQAIEDYDQAIRLEPNNAVGYYDRGLAYLDLGQDERAIEDYDQAIRLDPNNADAYEHRGVAYIELEQYKRAIEDYDQAIHLHPNDHEAYNNRGAAYAKLKQYERAIQDYDQAVSLDPKPTDTYDNRGNVYVALKQYQRAIQDYDQAISLDPNDADSYRHRGMAYKKLKQNDRARQDFDRAKQLEKTADTLR; encoded by the coding sequence ATGAACAAAGGGAACCTACGTATCATTCTCGCTGCTCTTGCCGTTGTTGCCGGCCTGATGAAGCTTTTTATATACCTGAACACGCCCGAGCAGATGGAATTCCATACCACTGAAGCTGGCGAATACGTTGACAGTGGCAATGTGTACCTCCAGATGGGGCACTATGATCAAGCTATTGAAGATTATGATCAAGCCATTCGCCTGGAGCCCAATAACGCTGTGGGCTATTACGACCGCGGCCTCGCCTACTTGGATCTCGGGCAAGATGAGCGTGCTATTGAAGATTACGACCAGGCCATTCGTTTAGATCCCAACAATGCTGATGCCTACGAGCACCGTGGCGTCGCTTACATCGAGCTCGAACAATATAAACGCGCTATTGAGGACTACGATCAGGCTATTCATTTGCATCCCAATGACCACGAGGCCTACAACAACCGTGGCGCGGCCTATGCCAAGCTCAAGCAATATGAGCGTGCCATTCAGGACTACGACCAGGCCGTTAGCCTGGATCCCAAACCGACTGATACCTATGACAACCGTGGCAACGTGTACGTTGCTCTCAAGCAATACCAACGCGCTATTCAGGACTACGACCAGGCCATTAGCTTGGATCCCAATGATGCTGATTCCTACAGGCACCGTGGAATGGCGTACAAAAAACTCAAACAAAATGATCGCGCCCGTCAGGATTTTGATCGCGCCAAACAGCTTGAGAAAACAGCAGACACGCTGCGGTAA